A genomic segment from Cyprinus carpio isolate SPL01 chromosome A4, ASM1834038v1, whole genome shotgun sequence encodes:
- the LOC122140912 gene encoding neoverrucotoxin subunit beta-like codes for MWTDVVCFCRLSGCMVTEEGCCYVSSALTSHPSCLRELDLSYNNPGDSGVKLLSEKLEDPNCSLDKFNVDHGGESRITAGLKKYACFLTLDPNTAHTHLSLSEENRKVTHVMKNQPYPDHPDRFEVYQVLCRESVCGRCYWEIEWSGDVRISVSYKSISRKGDGDECRFGFNDQSWSLFCSPDSFSFIHSNIETDLPVKSIIRRIGIYASDMMLPPMTDDTRVDLWWNAVSAIQHYSRLSRDSPINPSLVQNLKLSSWRYRADNKRRAELHAPNPARKKAAKDSLVASAFNARKTELTKAVAESIEKLAAKKQK; via the exons ATGTGGACtgatgttgtatgtttttgtaggttgtctggctgtatggtgacagaggaggGATGTTGTtatgtgtcttcagctctgacTTCACACCCCTCATGcttgagagagctggatctaAGCTATAATAACCCCGGAGATTCAGGAGTCAAGCTGCTCTCTGAAAAACTGGAAGATCCAAACTGCTCACTGGATAAATTCAA tgtggatcatggaggagaatCCAGGATTACAGCAGGACTAAAGAAAT atgcctgttttctcacactggatccaaacacagcacacactcatctcagtctgtctgaggagaacagaaaggtgaCACATGTGATGAAGAatcagccgtatcctgatcatccagacagatttgaagtgtatcaggtgttgtgtagagagagtgtgtgtggacgctgttactgggagattgagtggagtggagatgtgcgtatatcagtgtcatataagagcatcagcagaaaGGGAGACGGTGATGAGTGTAGGTTTGGatttaatgatcagtcctggagtttgttctgtTCTCCTGACAGTTTCTCATTCATACACAGTAACATAGAGACTGATCTCCCTGTGAAGTCCATCATCAGGAGAATAGGAAT ATATGCAAGTGACATGATGTTGCCACCAATGACGGATGACACAAGAGTTGACCTGTGGTGGAATGCA GTCTCAGCAATTCAGCACTACTCCAGGCTGTCAAGGGACAGCCCCATCAACCCATCACTCGTACAAAATCTCAAACTGTCAAGCTGGAGATACAGGGCAGATAACAAAAGGAGGGCAGAACTTCATGCTCCCAATCCAGCCCGAAAGAAGGCAGCCAAAGACTCATTAGTGGCATCAGCTTTCAATGCCAGAAAGACTGAGCTGACAAAAGCTGTGGCTGAAAGCATTGAAAAGCTTGCTGCCAAGAAACAGAAGTAG